CGCTTGATTTCAAAGGAAATCGCGAACGAATTCTATCCGCATTAGAAAAATGCGAAACTTCTTCGATAGTCTTATTTCCGGAACTTTCGTTAAGCGGCTACGGTTGCGAGGATGCGTTCTATTTTCCTTGGGTCTGGGAACATTCATGGAAAAGTCTAAAGGAAATCGCTCGAGCAGTCGGCGAAAAAACGGTAATACTGGGTTTGCCTTTTTTTCAAAGCCCTTACTTATTTAACGTCGCAGCTATCTTACGAGACGGGGAAATCTTGGGTCTGGTACCCAAGCAAAATTTAGCCCAAACAGGCGTTCATTACGAAAACCGCTGGTTTGTCAAAGGAGAAGAAGCCGGATCTTATGCCCTCTCTCCCGATGGACAAGAAATTCCTTTCGGATCCATGATATTTGAGACGCAAGACTTCGATTTTGGAATCGAAATCTGCGAAGATTCCTGGGTTCAAACTAGACCGGGTCAGACATTAGTGGATGCCGGCGCCGACCTGATTCTTTCTCCCGGCGCGTCTCACTTCGCATTAGGAAAACAAGATATAAGAAAACGGTTATTCGGCGAGGCTTCCAGAAACGGCGCCGGTGCAATCCTGTACGCGAACCTTGACGGAAATGAATCCGGAAGATTGATTTTCGAAGGCGGTTCTTTAGGATTCAGAGAAGGGGAATTGGTCGCGGAAGGACCAAGATTGCATTTTACGGATTTTGAATTAACTCATTTGGATCTAGATCCCCAGGATTTGCGAACGCGACGAGCGCGCAATTTCCGTTCTTCCGGAACGAAAGAATTTCGATCCAAAGGTAGAAACCTTCAACGAATTCGAATTTCTGAATTAGCTTTATCTAATGAAATCAAGAACCCTTCCGTGAAAATTCAAGATTTTCCGACTCAATCATTTCAGGATTTTACTAGAGCAACTTCCCTGGGTCTCTTCGATTATCTCAGAAAATCAAAGACAAAAGGATATACTCTCTCTTTATCGGGCGGAGCCGATAGCGCGGCCTGCGCTCTCTTGGTTAAAGCAGGTATTCTAATCGCTGAATCGGAATTGGGGGGTTCTTTTTTAAAATCGATCGGTCTAGATAAGAATCATCTACTCTTTACTCTTTATCAAGGAACGGAGAATAATTCGGAATACACTCGCGAAAGTGCGGAGAATCTAGCCGCCGAATTAGGGGTTTCATATTCCGCAATTGAGATCGGTTCCGAAGTATCCGCGATGATCGAAAAAATTTCCGGAGTCGTAGGCTATCCCCTAGATTGGAAACATCATAATCTGGCTCTGCAAAATATACAAGCAAGAGTCCGCTCGCCTCTCATCTGGCTCCTAACGAATCTCAACGGTCATTTGCTTTTATCCACGGGAAACCGAAGCGAAGCCAGCGTAGGATATACGACGATGGACGGAGATTCATCGGGCTCTGTCGCTCCGTTAACCGGTATCAGTAAGGAATTTTTATTAGGGTGGTTGGCACATGTTTATTCCGGCAAAGACCATGTTCTTCCTGCCATAAAATGCCTAGGCAGAATTTTAGAATCGAAGCCTACCGCCGAGCTAAAACCGTTGGAAGAACATCAAGAAGACGAAACCGATCTTATGCCCTATCCTCTTTTACAAAAATTAGAAGAATCCTTTGTTTTACTCGGACGAGCCCCGGAAAATTTGAACGCAAGCATTTCTTGGGCAGATGCCAAACAAACCGAAGAAGGAGTACGGAAATTTCTGCGTCTTTTCCCGGCTAGCCAATGGAAGCGGGAAAGGCTTCCGCCGTCCTTTCATCTAGATTCCTACGGCTTGGACCCTAAATCTAGCTTTCGTTTTCCGATCTTGAGCGAAATTACATTTTGATTATTTAAGAGATCAACAAATCGATCCGGATTAAACTGTTTATTTTCCTATTTGCTCAAAAGACTTCCGTTTATCCTGTTGAACCTGGTCAAGTTGTTGGACCATCGATTGGCGAATTGCCTCCAACTTCTTTTCCTGCTCTTCATCGCCGGAACCTTTTTGTAGATCCACTAAATAGGTGACGATATCCAAGCGATCTTTGGCTTGCTTTTCCATAAAATCGTAATATGTAACGGTCTGCTCTCGTGAGGCTGTTCGTCCCAAAACGGCTCTTGTCGCCTCGGAAACCGTCTGTTCAAACTGCTTTCGCTGTTCTTTTTCTGCGGGACTTAACTTAGAAGGAATCAAGGAGTTTCCGGGAAAACGTTCCTTTAATTGCTGGAAACGATCCATTTCTTCATTCGTATAAGGCTTACCGGTTTGAGGATTTACCGGATTATCCGCATCGGCTGCATCCGGTCGATTTTCTTGCCCGGATTCTTGCTTTTCGGTTTCTACATATTCTCCTTTTCCTGCCCGAAAGAAATCAGAGTCAAAGACAGAACCTGCAGCTCCGGCAGTTCCAGCGGAACCGGAAGAAGAACGAGAGCCTCCACCCAAAAGACTGCTAACGGCATCCAATTCTCCTTTCTTTCGGCTTGCTTCGCCGCCGGAATCATCTCCGTTAGTAAAAAGAAAGGTAATTAGTAGGATAAAAAATACGATAAACCCGCCGATAAATAAAAATTTACGAATACCGCCCAAGGTTTCTTCCTCTCTTTTTTTTGTTGTAAGACCGTCCGAAGAGGGAATCCTATCCCCGTGGGTCGTATTTTTGGGATCTCATACCACCGGAATCCGGGCAACCTAAAAACCCGGAAAATCCTGACAGGACTCGGCTCGCTGGTTCTGATTTTTTACGTGAATACTTGCGGCACAAATACCGAAGTAGCCCAATCCCCTTTCGTATTCATTACGCCGGTAAGTGTTCCGCAAGTTTATAGTGTGCAAGCTACAAATCCGGGAATGGATGATTTTTTCAATATAATCGATCCACTGTATTCGATCAATTACGCAAATTATAAACCTAATTATTTACTCAAATATTATATTTCGAATTTGGAACCTCAATTCGTCGGCTATAATTTATATATTACTTCGGCAACGCCTTCGATAGCCGAAACCTCTACTGGCGGCGGCTTGTATTTGGAAAACGGAACGCAACCGTCTTTTCCGCAATTGGCGGTCCAGGCTTCCACGACCACATTGACAATCCATCGAATTAAGAATTTTATTCCCCCGCCAGGAATAACCTCCTTTCAGAAATGCGAGGTTTATACATTCACGTTACGCGCACTTCTAAATTCGGGAGTTACGTCGAATCAATCAACGCCAGTATCGAGGTGCAGTTCACTTCAGCCCGCCACTGAATGCGGTTCGGACACGAGTTGTAATCCTACGTACTGCCAAGATCCGGCTTGCACTGCGACCGTTCAAGCGACGTGTTCGATAGGAACCATTTGTAACCCTTGTCTTTATCCGAGTTTAGCAAGTAAGGGATGTCCTTGCCCAACCGGGACCCTTCCGCCCGGTTGCAATTTATGAATCAATCCTGGGAATCCAGGTTTAAAATCATTCCGGGAACTGCGTACGTCGTTGCGACACCTATCGGGAACCTGGAGGATATCACGCTCCGAGCAATCGAAGTATTAAAACAATCCGATACGATTTATTGCGAAAACGCGACTCATAGTAGAAGACTATTGCAAACCTTCGGAATCCGGACCGTTTCTAAAACTTTATATAAGGATCAATCGGAGCAACCCTTCGCTGGAATTATCGAAAATCTCAGATCCGGACAAACCCTTTCCCTAATATCGGATGCCGGTACGCCTGGCGTTTCCGATCCTGGATCCCAATTAGTTCGCGTCCTGCGAGCGAATGGCATTTCAGTTATACCGATTCCAGGACCGAGCGCTCTGACTGCGCTTCTTTCCGTTTCGGGTTGGCAAGTACAGCCTTGTATTTTTCTAGGATTTCTCTCGGAAAAAAAAGGGAGGAAACGAAATCAGTTAAAGGAGTGGGAAGAGTTTGAGGGAGTTCTTGCTCTCTTTGAATCGGTGCATCGAATCCGAGATACGCTCGCAGCAGCCAGAGAAATTTTCCCTCGATCGGAACTGTTGCTCGGTCGAGAACTCACTAAAATGCATGAAGAAATCATAAAAATTTCCCCCCAGCAGACCTTAGAAACGGTAAAATTCGCAGAAAAAGGGGAATTTGTTCTACTAATCCAAGGAAATATAAAAAAAATGCTTAACGGACGTGTCGGGGTTGCCGATACTTAGGAGTGAGAGGGAAATCCAATGACCATTGACAAAGTAGGCGGCATCAGTGGCGGTTCCTACGAGCCTCGTAAACCGACACCTGTAAGGAAAAACGAAGCCAAAGAATCTTTCGATAATATATCTATTTCAGACACAGCCAAGCAAAAGGCGTCTGAAGCTCGTTTGCAAGCCGAAGTACAGACAATTTCGCAAAAGATCGTCTCATCTCCAGTAGACTCCGAGCGCTCTGCCAAACTTAAGGAAGTCAAAGAGAAACTTAAGAATGGCGAATATGATACTCTTAGTCCAGAGATCTTAAATGCGGTTGCAGATCGTATCGCCGAATCGTTTCTCGGACGCTGATTTTTCCTTAAACCCCGGAATGATTCCCTTGTATTCCGGGCTTCTATTCATCTCCCCGTTCTGATTAGCGGGAGGACCGCAGGTGCCGATACTCCCCGACTGGATCAATTTTAGTTTTCCCACCAAAGTCCATTTTGAGGCCGATTGCGGATTCAAAATGGGTAGTTTTGTAAAGAATATAGGCACACGAGCCGTCATACTTTCTACTCAGAACGAGTTGGAAAACATGGACGAGTTTTCCATTATTAAGACTTCCCTGGAAAAGCACATAGACGGTGTGATTCTTTATGATAATATCGAAAAGGAACCTACATTAAAAGAACTGGATACTGCTGCCTACTTCGCGAGAATATCGAACGCAAATTGCATTATCGGTTACGGTTCTTATGAAAGTCTTAATGCGGCGAAGTTAGTCTCCCTGCTTGCAACGAACGATACTTTCGCCGAAGATATCTTCGTAGCGAAAAGAGTCCCTAAATTAAAAAGACCGGTTCCTTTGGTTTTGATACCGACCCATCCGATTATGGGCCTGGAGTGTGCGCCTATCGCTACCATCTACACGGACGAAGACAGGACGGTCCGTTATTTTACTCACGAATATCTTTTTCCGGAATTGGTAATCGCAGACGCTAAAATCGGTGCGTTCATGACGTCGGCGGACGTCGCGAAAGTCGGAGTGGGAATTTTAGCCGCTGCAGTTGATAGCATTTTATCGAAATATTCGAACGAACTTACAAACTCTTCCGCGCTACGAGCAATCGAAATTATTTATAAAAACTTAGTACCTGCGATTCGGGATCCGAAGAATTTACAATATCGTAATGCAATCTTTGGAGCAAGCTTACTTGTAGGAATGTCCCACTCCTCGAGTTCCCTCGGCCTTTGTTACGCTTTATCTTTGGCCTCTTCGAATTTAACGAACCTGGATATTTTCCAAGCCATGTCGATTCTGCTTCCTCACGTAATGGAATATAATTTGACCTCTTCCGCCGGAAAATACGTTTTGATCGCAAAAGCATTAGATGAAGATATTTCCAATATTTCAGTAATCGAGGCTGCAATTAAAGCGGTTGAGGGTATCAGAAAAATTTATATCGAGTTGAAGATTCCTCAAAGACTCTCGGAATATGAAGTAAGAAAAATCGACCTTCCTGGAATTGCCAGTTTAGCCTCCTCATTTCCTTTTCTAGACTGCTTACCGCGTGAATTACCCAAAAACGAAATTGAAACGATTTTAGTAGCGGCCTTTTAAGATCCCATTTTTCCCGGTGGTGGAGATTGAATTGGAAAATTCCCGCCCTTCCTGGGTGGGGGCCGGGGGTGGTTTTACGTTAAAAATCGCTATCACGAAATGTACGAACAGTCAACAACTTCTCTAAGGAAAGCGTGTAGGAGCTCCTACGGAAAAACCGGTAAGAAAAAGGGTTTCCCAAAATAAGAAGTTATGATAATGAAAGCTTCAGTGGCCGCAAGGTACCACCGACCAGCCCCCGCCCAAGACGGGTTGTACCGGTGGGGAATCCTTCCAAATCCGCCCGAAGCGCAAAAGAAAAATTCGACTTCATGTCCGCGGGCTCGGAGCTTACTAAACAATTTTTATCATACTCGAACAAAATCTGAGATGTCACTTGCGACTGCTGACTTTAATATTCCGAAAAAAACTGCGTAAATTAGGGAAAAACATTTGAAAGACACCTCTAGAAAATCAAAATGGAACCGATGAACGAAGAATCTATCGACACAGTAATCGGCGACGATATCCAATTTAGAGGTAAACTTCGC
The sequence above is a segment of the Leptospira fainei serovar Hurstbridge str. BUT 6 genome. Coding sequences within it:
- the nadE gene encoding NAD(+) synthase, which encodes MPIYRCTAVSLRTTPLDFKGNRERILSALEKCETSSIVLFPELSLSGYGCEDAFYFPWVWEHSWKSLKEIARAVGEKTVILGLPFFQSPYLFNVAAILRDGEILGLVPKQNLAQTGVHYENRWFVKGEEAGSYALSPDGQEIPFGSMIFETQDFDFGIEICEDSWVQTRPGQTLVDAGADLILSPGASHFALGKQDIRKRLFGEASRNGAGAILYANLDGNESGRLIFEGGSLGFREGELVAEGPRLHFTDFELTHLDLDPQDLRTRRARNFRSSGTKEFRSKGRNLQRIRISELALSNEIKNPSVKIQDFPTQSFQDFTRATSLGLFDYLRKSKTKGYTLSLSGGADSAACALLVKAGILIAESELGGSFLKSIGLDKNHLLFTLYQGTENNSEYTRESAENLAAELGVSYSAIEIGSEVSAMIEKISGVVGYPLDWKHHNLALQNIQARVRSPLIWLLTNLNGHLLLSTGNRSEASVGYTTMDGDSSGSVAPLTGISKEFLLGWLAHVYSGKDHVLPAIKCLGRILESKPTAELKPLEEHQEDETDLMPYPLLQKLEESFVLLGRAPENLNASISWADAKQTEEGVRKFLRLFPASQWKRERLPPSFHLDSYGLDPKSSFRFPILSEITF
- a CDS encoding LIC_20245 family lipoprotein, with amino-acid sequence MGGIRKFLFIGGFIVFFILLITFLFTNGDDSGGEASRKKGELDAVSSLLGGGSRSSSGSAGTAGAAGSVFDSDFFRAGKGEYVETEKQESGQENRPDAADADNPVNPQTGKPYTNEEMDRFQQLKERFPGNSLIPSKLSPAEKEQRKQFEQTVSEATRAVLGRTASREQTVTYYDFMEKQAKDRLDIVTYLVDLQKGSGDEEQEKKLEAIRQSMVQQLDQVQQDKRKSFEQIGK
- a CDS encoding LIC11073 family putative lipoprotein; translated protein: MLTGLGSLVLIFYVNTCGTNTEVAQSPFVFITPVSVPQVYSVQATNPGMDDFFNIIDPLYSINYANYKPNYLLKYYISNLEPQFVGYNLYITSATPSIAETSTGGGLYLENGTQPSFPQLAVQASTTTLTIHRIKNFIPPPGITSFQKCEVYTFTLRALLNSGVTSNQSTPVSRCSSLQPATECGSDTSCNPTYCQDPACTATVQATCSIGTICNPCLYPSLASKGCPCPTGTLPPGCNL
- the rsmI gene encoding 16S rRNA (cytidine(1402)-2'-O)-methyltransferase, whose amino-acid sequence is MNQSWESRFKIIPGTAYVVATPIGNLEDITLRAIEVLKQSDTIYCENATHSRRLLQTFGIRTVSKTLYKDQSEQPFAGIIENLRSGQTLSLISDAGTPGVSDPGSQLVRVLRANGISVIPIPGPSALTALLSVSGWQVQPCIFLGFLSEKKGRKRNQLKEWEEFEGVLALFESVHRIRDTLAAAREIFPRSELLLGRELTKMHEEIIKISPQQTLETVKFAEKGEFVLLIQGNIKKMLNGRVGVADT
- a CDS encoding flagellar biosynthesis anti-sigma factor FlgM, with amino-acid sequence MTIDKVGGISGGSYEPRKPTPVRKNEAKESFDNISISDTAKQKASEARLQAEVQTISQKIVSSPVDSERSAKLKEVKEKLKNGEYDTLSPEILNAVADRIAESFLGR
- a CDS encoding iron-containing alcohol dehydrogenase; the protein is MPILPDWINFSFPTKVHFEADCGFKMGSFVKNIGTRAVILSTQNELENMDEFSIIKTSLEKHIDGVILYDNIEKEPTLKELDTAAYFARISNANCIIGYGSYESLNAAKLVSLLATNDTFAEDIFVAKRVPKLKRPVPLVLIPTHPIMGLECAPIATIYTDEDRTVRYFTHEYLFPELVIADAKIGAFMTSADVAKVGVGILAAAVDSILSKYSNELTNSSALRAIEIIYKNLVPAIRDPKNLQYRNAIFGASLLVGMSHSSSSLGLCYALSLASSNLTNLDIFQAMSILLPHVMEYNLTSSAGKYVLIAKALDEDISNISVIEAAIKAVEGIRKIYIELKIPQRLSEYEVRKIDLPGIASLASSFPFLDCLPRELPKNEIETILVAAF